TTCTCCGGCAATACTTCAAGCACAGAAATTAGGAATTAACGCTCTTGGACCTTACCCCGCTGACACAATCTTCTATAAATCTTTTCATGATAAAAATATTGACATGATTGTTAGCATGTATCATGACCAAGCACTTGCCCCACTGAAGCTAATTCATTTTCATGATGCCGTTAATATTACCCTCGGATTACCCTTTATTAGAACCTCGCCTGACCACGGAACTGCTTTTGATATTGCTACCAAAAACATTGCCAACCACAACAGCATGAAAAATGCTATACTCTTAGCCATGAAACTGAGTAGCAATGGATAGATTCAAGAAATCTTTAGGACAAAATTTCCTAACTGATAAAAACATTGTCAAAAAACTCTTACGTAATGTACCTAATCATCACCCTATTCTAGAGATTGGTACTGGTAACGGAAACTTAACCATAGAGCTTGTAAGTCATACCCAAGAACAAATCAAAAGCTATGAGATAGATGAAATGGCTTTTAATGAAGCAAAAGAAAGACTAGGCGAATTTAACAATTTAGAATTACTTTTAGAAGATTTTTTAACAGCTGAAATTAACTTTGATAAACCTTACCTTGTTGTAGCAAACATCCCCTACAACATAACCAGCCCAATCATAGCTAAATGTCTTGCTTTGCCTAACATAATAGGAGTTTATTTGCTTATTCAAAAAGAAATGGCTGACAGAGTTATAGCCCAACATGGAACTAAGGATTACAGTTCGTTTTCTATTTTCTGTCAAACTAGAGCAAAGTGCAGCAGATTATTTAACGTGTCTGCCTCTTGCTTTGTACCTCAACCAAAAGTTGATTCCAGTTATATAGAAATAATTCCAACCACAGAGTTTACTTCTAAAATAAATAATATTGATATTTATAATAAGATTGTGAAAAATGCCTTCTGGGGAAAAAGAAAAACGCTGATGAACTGTCTTGTAAAAGGACCATACCTTAAATTCAAAAAAGAAGAGATACTGCCCGTTTTTGCGAAATTACAAATACAAGAAAATGTCAGAGGTCAACAACTCTCAGTAGAAAGTTTCATTGATTTAGCTAATAACTTACAATAACTCCTACATTTGTGTGTATACCTAAACATGGTATCCCTGATTTAAGGGTAAAAAAGCTGCTTAGCATGGGCAAGGAATATTTCAAAAAGATAATAGAAATAAAAAGGAGACTAGATAAAAAGAGTTAAATGGGGCAT
Above is a window of Candidatus Margulisiibacteriota bacterium DNA encoding:
- the rsmA gene encoding 16S rRNA (adenine(1518)-N(6)/adenine(1519)-N(6))-dimethyltransferase RsmA, yielding MDRFKKSLGQNFLTDKNIVKKLLRNVPNHHPILEIGTGNGNLTIELVSHTQEQIKSYEIDEMAFNEAKERLGEFNNLELLLEDFLTAEINFDKPYLVVANIPYNITSPIIAKCLALPNIIGVYLLIQKEMADRVIAQHGTKDYSSFSIFCQTRAKCSRLFNVSASCFVPQPKVDSSYIEIIPTTEFTSKINNIDIYNKIVKNAFWGKRKTLMNCLVKGPYLKFKKEEILPVFAKLQIQENVRGQQLSVESFIDLANNLQ